A stretch of the Cucurbita pepo subsp. pepo cultivar mu-cu-16 chromosome LG16, ASM280686v2, whole genome shotgun sequence genome encodes the following:
- the LOC111776727 gene encoding uncharacterized protein LOC111776727, with the protein MATARVFVTVPMELLLLLMALMLHSEAVNTNNVYQPCADTKIQRSDGFTFGIAFSSRDSFFFNQSHQLSPCDRRLSLASLNSQLAVFRPRVDEISLLSVNTSDFYPDTFGGYMVAFAGRKYAARSQPAFVANGTFIVTSFTLVLEFQKGRLQNLYWKRDGCASCSGKSRSSYVCLNNQDCAIRTSNCRNRGGNVDCSLGIQLTFSGTDKHLAALNTWYEVKNLRQYSLYSVYSNLMDSLTGQYNRFF; encoded by the exons ATGGCGACGGCGAGGGTCTTCGTAACAGTGCCGATGGAGCTTCTGCTCTTGCTAATGGCGCTGATGCTTCACTCTGAAGCTGTGAATACGAACAATGTATACCAACCTTGTGCGGACACCAAGATTCAGAGGTCCGACGGATTCACCTTCGGAATCGCTTTCTCTTCCAGGGACTCATTCTTCTTTAACCAGTCCCATCAGCTCTCGCCGTGCGACCGTCGTCTTTCTCTGGCATCGCTCAACTCACAGCTTGCTGTTTTCAGACCTCGAGTAGACGAGATCTCCCTTCTCTCCGTCAATACTTCCGATTTCTATCCG GATACTTTTGGTGGTTACATGGTGGCATTTGCTGGAAGAAAGTATGCTGCAAGGTCTCAGCCTGCCTTTGTCGCTAATGGCACATTCATAGTGACGAGTTTCACCCTG GTACTTGAATTTCAGAAGGGCAGGCTGCAGAACTTGTACTGGAAGAGAGATGGATGTGCTTCGTGCTCAGGCAAGTCCAGATCTAGTTATGTCTGCCTTAACAATCAGGATTGTGCCATCAGAACATCAAATTGTAGAAACCGAGGGGGCAATGTGGATTGTAGTCTGGGAATACAGCTGACATTTTCAGGCACAGATAAGCATCTTGCAGCGCTAAACACCTGGTATGAAGTAAAAAACCTTCGACAATATTCCCTCTATAGTGTTTATTCAAATCTCATGGATTCTCTTACTGGCCAGTATAATAGGTTCTTCTAA